The Planktothrix sp. FACHB-1365 genome contains the following window.
TGGGTTAGGATTATCTATTAGTTATAAAATTATTGTTGAACAGCATCAAGGTCAACTTAAATGTGACTCCAACATGGGAGAAGGAACACAATTTATCATTAAACTCCCTATTCTTCGTTCTGAGTCAGGGTGACTTGGGGAAGTTGATCAATTCCGAGACGACGAATAATTGCACTCAGGGACATGGGAGAACAAACCCCTTCTACGATTCGTGCTGATTGGGGCGGTGCATAGATAAAACTCAATGATCCGATCACGACTCATAGCTCAATCTCAAACCGTAATCTTAGGGGAAACTTTCTAATGAATTTTTAATAAAATTTTAATGAATAGAGTTTTGTCAAATAATTTTAAGCCGGAATACTCAAACTTCAAGAACCAGGTATCATAAAAAAACAATGTTGACCTAAACCGTAACAACATTGTCTCTAGGGAACTCTAAAAACAAAATTTCGTAGAAACTCAGTCAAGTTATCCCTTCCCCTGTGATGATGATCACACCATTCAGTTGATTAAATCACAGAATTAACCCGATATCTATCACTGTATTTCCCTCAATTCCCTATAGAATTAATATCGTAGAATCTTATTTCTACTGTTGTCTAACTTTTACCCCTTCTTTTTTGTAGGAACCTGAATTATGATTTCCCCTAAACAAGCACAACTGATTCAATTTTTACGGTGGGAGTTAGCGATCCCGGCGTCTTCAATTGCCATGGCACTCCGCCACCCAGAACAAGATTCAGGTCAGTTACCGATGATCCTGTGGCAGTATGGGTTAATTACACTCGAACAACTGGATCGAATTTTTGATTGGTTAGAGCGATTTGGCAGCATCATGGAAACAAAACCGACAATGTATCCCCATCCTGAACACTACGAATCTTCAGGAACGGAAACCGTCAATCTTTCAGTTTCTTTAGTGGCTTAATTCTTCAGGGGTTAAACCATTTTAGAAAAGTGTCTTAATCCAATATGAAAAAATTTTGTTTATGTCAAGACGTTTAACAAAACGATTTCAACGCTCACAATCTCAATTTAACACCTCAAAGTCAGCTTTCACAGAAGGCTGACTTTAATCTTATGAAAGGATTAAAAATTATTCCACCCCTATCTATTTAAACCTTCAGTCGATTTTTCAGGAATTGTTTTTGACACGACATCACCCTGAATCATTCACCCTTGGGTTACAGCAGAATAAACCTGACGACGAAATATCGCTTGATCTCCCCATCTCCTCAAAGAACTCAAAATTAACCTTATGATAGAAAAGTTCAGGATACACTCTTAGTAATGAACTTGGTTGCATCTGTGATCATGATGAACTTTGAAGAGGCTCTGACAATTACCGATACATTGGTTTTTGAAAAAACCGGAAAACACCTGAGTGATGCACAGCGAGCGGTCATTCAGGGAACTTGGTATTGTCAGAAATATCATGAA
Protein-coding sequences here:
- a CDS encoding DUF2949 domain-containing protein codes for the protein MISPKQAQLIQFLRWELAIPASSIAMALRHPEQDSGQLPMILWQYGLITLEQLDRIFDWLERFGSIMETKPTMYPHPEHYESSGTETVNLSVSLVA